One region of Humidesulfovibrio mexicanus genomic DNA includes:
- a CDS encoding ChaN family lipoprotein, whose product MSVFHRQRPHGLSPRSPLAAALLLAVCALAALPGCARPAPTDTPMGVSFLPEPGELMTAAGDRLSPETFMERSRTAAYVLVGESHGEMCDHQAERRILSLLAHLGQGPAVGFEMVPAKNSAVLRDFAAGAFPSSELERRLDWGKTWGHPFPGYLPVFEEARRWKLPMAGLNVPPEVIRRLSAAAMDNATASDTFDGPVAALAPEDRAQLPKRIIEPAPEQLAFLKEVMAGHPKGRDPADGRQLARFLLIQSVWDSAMAETAVALRRESGRQVLAFAGAAHVEGGLGIARRIRVLDPGAEILLVSPWRGDELDPEDAAVRVYCPLRFESRMGMVLEHRIFGESSQVLVREVRRGSRAEAAGLRPGDVVTRAGGYRMNALNALHLAGSDAYRHKSNLVLEVRRGRSCLTVDLGPLGQTGQTGQAAAAAPAGTVGAEAAPTRETP is encoded by the coding sequence ATGTCCGTTTTCCACCGCCAGCGCCCCCACGGCCTATCCCCACGCTCCCCCCTTGCGGCCGCCCTGCTGCTGGCCGTCTGCGCCCTGGCCGCGCTGCCGGGCTGCGCCCGGCCCGCCCCCACGGACACGCCCATGGGAGTAAGTTTCTTGCCCGAACCGGGCGAACTCATGACCGCCGCGGGCGACCGCCTTTCCCCAGAAACCTTCATGGAGCGGAGCCGCACCGCGGCCTACGTGCTGGTGGGCGAGTCCCACGGCGAGATGTGCGACCACCAGGCCGAGCGGCGCATCCTCTCCCTGCTGGCGCACCTGGGCCAGGGCCCGGCCGTGGGCTTCGAGATGGTTCCGGCCAAGAACAGCGCCGTGCTGCGCGACTTCGCCGCCGGGGCGTTCCCGTCCTCGGAACTGGAGCGCCGCCTGGACTGGGGCAAAACCTGGGGGCACCCGTTCCCGGGCTATCTGCCGGTGTTCGAGGAGGCGCGGCGCTGGAAGCTGCCCATGGCAGGCCTCAACGTGCCGCCGGAGGTCATCCGCAGGCTCTCGGCCGCGGCCATGGACAACGCCACGGCCAGCGACACCTTCGACGGCCCGGTGGCGGCCCTGGCCCCGGAGGACCGCGCCCAACTGCCCAAACGCATCATCGAGCCCGCGCCCGAACAGCTGGCCTTCCTGAAGGAGGTCATGGCCGGGCACCCCAAGGGCCGCGACCCTGCCGACGGACGGCAGCTGGCGCGCTTCCTGCTCATCCAGAGCGTGTGGGATTCGGCCATGGCCGAGACCGCCGTGGCCCTGCGCCGGGAGAGCGGGCGGCAGGTGCTGGCCTTCGCGGGCGCGGCGCATGTGGAGGGCGGCCTGGGCATCGCCCGGCGCATACGGGTGCTGGACCCCGGCGCGGAGATTCTGCTGGTCTCGCCCTGGCGGGGCGACGAACTGGACCCGGAGGACGCGGCGGTGCGCGTGTACTGCCCGCTGCGCTTCGAAAGCCGCATGGGCATGGTGCTGGAGCACCGGATTTTCGGCGAGAGTTCGCAGGTGCTGGTGCGCGAGGTGCGGCGCGGCTCACGGGCCGAGGCCGCGGGCCTGCGCCCCGGCGATGTGGTGACGCGCGCGGGCGGCTACCGCATGAACGCCCTGAACGCCCTGCATCTGGCGGGCAGCGACGCTTACCGCCACAAGAGCAATCTGGTGCTTGAGGTGCGGCGCGGCCGGTCCTGCCTGACGGTGGACCTCGGTCCCCTCGGCCAGACGGGCCAGACGGGCCAGGCGGCCGCGGCCGCACCCGCCGGAACCGTGGGCGCGGAAGCCGCGCCCACGCGGGAGACGCCCTAG
- the mutM gene encoding bifunctional DNA-formamidopyrimidine glycosylase/DNA-(apurinic or apyrimidinic site) lyase, translated as MPELPEVETIARTLAPEVLGRTILSVCAPDPSALLPGPEAFAALATGAVIRSVGRRGKLLLLALDRNGRDGGDIAAHLRMTGRIVAYAPGQEPERPRAVLDLSGGVRLCFADVRRFGAMHAFGPGAMAAWPFYASLGPEPFALTESAFQHRLGAGRARIKALLLDQTVLAGIGNIYADESLFRAGIRPDTPACALTPRRRTALFAAIQAVLAQAIAENGSSIRDYRDAHGDAGAFQNHFRAYGRAGQPCLDCGEPMRSMRVAGRTSTYCPHCQPDRR; from the coding sequence ATGCCCGAACTGCCCGAGGTGGAAACCATAGCCCGCACGCTGGCGCCGGAGGTGCTGGGCCGCACGATCCTCTCCGTGTGCGCGCCCGACCCCTCGGCCCTGCTGCCGGGCCCGGAGGCGTTCGCGGCCCTGGCCACTGGCGCAGTCATCCGCTCCGTGGGCAGGCGGGGCAAGCTGCTGCTCCTGGCCCTGGACCGGAACGGGCGCGACGGCGGCGACATCGCCGCGCACCTGCGCATGACCGGGCGCATTGTGGCCTATGCGCCGGGGCAGGAGCCGGAGCGCCCCCGCGCCGTGCTGGACCTCTCCGGCGGGGTGCGCCTGTGTTTCGCGGACGTGCGGCGTTTCGGGGCCATGCACGCCTTTGGCCCCGGAGCCATGGCCGCCTGGCCGTTTTACGCCAGCCTGGGGCCGGAGCCCTTTGCCCTGACCGAAAGCGCATTCCAGCACCGGCTCGGCGCGGGGCGCGCGCGCATAAAAGCCCTGCTGCTGGACCAGACCGTGCTTGCGGGCATCGGCAACATCTACGCCGACGAGTCGCTCTTCCGCGCGGGCATCCGGCCGGACACCCCTGCCTGTGCGCTCACGCCCCGCAGACGCACTGCGCTTTTCGCGGCCATCCAGGCCGTGCTGGCCCAGGCCATCGCGGAGAACGGCAGCTCCATACGCGACTACCGCGACGCCCACGGCGACGCCGGAGCCTTCCAGAACCATTTCCGGGCCTATGGCCGGGCCGGGCAACCGTGCCTGGACTGCGGGGAGCCCATGCGCTCCATGCGGGTGGCCGGGCGCACAAGCACCTACTGCCCGCACTGCCAGCCCGACCGCCGTTGA
- the tpx gene encoding thiol peroxidase gives MHERPEAITMRGNPLTLLGPEIRIGQKAPDFSLVTNDMGAVTLADYAGLALALVSVPSLDTPVCAVETRRFNAEAAKLGAGVRILTISMDLPFAQKRWCGAMGIDKVETLSDHREASFGLNYGVLIKELRLLARAVFVVDKAGTVTYTELVKEVGDEPFYAGTLTALAQAAS, from the coding sequence ATGCACGAACGCCCAGAAGCCATCACCATGCGCGGCAACCCGCTCACCCTGCTTGGGCCGGAGATCCGCATCGGGCAGAAAGCCCCGGACTTCAGCCTCGTCACCAACGACATGGGCGCCGTCACCCTGGCCGACTACGCCGGGCTGGCCCTGGCGCTGGTCAGCGTGCCGTCCCTGGACACGCCCGTATGCGCGGTGGAGACCCGGCGCTTCAACGCCGAGGCCGCCAAGCTCGGCGCTGGCGTGCGCATCCTCACCATCAGCATGGATTTGCCCTTCGCCCAGAAGCGCTGGTGCGGAGCCATGGGCATCGACAAGGTGGAGACCCTCTCCGACCACCGCGAGGCCAGCTTCGGCCTGAACTACGGGGTGCTCATCAAGGAGCTGCGCCTGCTGGCGCGCGCCGTGTTCGTGGTGGACAAGGCCGGCACGGTCACCTACACCGAGCTGGTCAAGGAAGTGGGCGACGAGCCGTTTTATGCCGGGACGCTCACCGCCCTGGCCCAGGCCGCGTCCTGA
- a CDS encoding substrate-binding periplasmic protein — translation MDRSPALPVLLALLCCCTACLAARQALAQAPERPLVLNTDGAPPHSRDDGSGFEDRIVTELFRRMGLAVRLVRLPSERALANANQGVDDGNYVRVAGLSALYPNLVMVPEPMSEFAFTAFTRDAGLKSAAWEDLRMRRTGIVTGWKLAERHLVGATQLTSVRDEETLFAMLAKGRLDVVISSRHTGREVLRTGGYKGVHALDPPLSTQPMFLYMHKRHAGLVPRLTETLRAMRRDGTLARLTREGLAGAEQ, via the coding sequence ATGGACCGAAGCCCCGCCCTGCCCGTCCTGCTCGCCCTGCTGTGCTGCTGCACCGCGTGTTTGGCTGCGCGGCAGGCCCTGGCCCAGGCCCCGGAACGACCGCTGGTGCTCAATACCGATGGCGCGCCTCCCCACTCCCGCGACGACGGCTCCGGCTTCGAGGACCGCATCGTCACCGAACTGTTCCGGCGCATGGGGCTCGCCGTGCGGCTGGTGCGCCTGCCCTCCGAGCGCGCCCTGGCCAACGCCAACCAGGGCGTTGACGACGGCAACTACGTGCGCGTGGCCGGGCTCTCGGCCCTGTATCCCAACCTTGTCATGGTGCCCGAGCCCATGAGCGAGTTCGCCTTCACCGCCTTCACCCGCGATGCGGGGCTCAAAAGCGCCGCCTGGGAGGATTTGCGAATGCGCCGCACCGGCATCGTCACCGGCTGGAAACTGGCGGAGCGACACCTGGTCGGCGCGACGCAGCTCACCAGCGTACGCGACGAGGAAACCCTCTTCGCCATGCTGGCCAAGGGACGCCTGGATGTGGTGATCTCCAGCCGACACACCGGGCGCGAAGTGCTGCGCACGGGCGGCTACAAAGGCGTGCACGCCCTTGATCCCCCGCTCTCCACGCAGCCCATGTTCCTGTATATGCACAAGCGGCACGCGGGACTTGTGCCGCGTCTGACCGAAACCCTGCGCGCCATGCGCCGGGACGGGACCCTTGCGCGGCTCACGCGGGAGGGGCTGGCCGGGGCAGAGCAATGA
- a CDS encoding sensor histidine kinase: MNAPAFAVTAPLSSRLLWRILLLSLALTMLLAGLRAWWEYAAKLKEAEGLLDGIVSTQGDSLSNSLWAMDTGQLVLQLEGIARLQGMRRAAVIENSRLLAESGAPSSARRLHREAPLVRDHGGKRIVLGTLVLEADLDLARAQALRAAAISIGFSVFLAGLVSLAIFLLTRSMVSRHLVEAARHFQDLDLAPAGTPPPALRLDKRWAGDELDILALAVNHMQERVGSSRSQAEQADRQARSLARFPEENPSPVLRVDAQGTLCFANQASACFLDAMGRTIGQRLDEPFLTETRLAFEADSVRQFSAACGKRSFAFAARPVVRDGYVNLYGMDVTEREEAMAAMARSLAEKEILLKEIHHRVKNNLQIVSSLLFLQMEYVSTPRDRELFAESQKRIQAMALVHEELYGAQDLSSVNMADYAPRLVERVLGGADAPVRLECDVADIRLPVTRSIPCGLILNELTMNAVKHAFRIDKANHTAEGVLRVSLRRKDGRLALEVADNGPGLPTDFDISASPSLGMTLVSSLTEQLDGTIAAGNAPGGGAVFRLEFPDDHA, encoded by the coding sequence ATGAACGCCCCGGCCTTCGCCGTCACCGCGCCGCTGAGCTCCCGGCTGCTCTGGCGCATCCTGCTGCTCTCGCTGGCGCTGACCATGCTGCTGGCCGGGCTGCGCGCCTGGTGGGAATACGCCGCCAAGCTCAAAGAGGCGGAGGGGCTGCTTGACGGCATCGTCTCCACCCAGGGCGATTCGCTGTCCAACAGTCTGTGGGCCATGGACACCGGGCAACTGGTTTTGCAGCTTGAGGGCATCGCCCGGCTGCAGGGAATGCGCCGGGCCGCTGTCATCGAAAACAGCCGTCTGCTGGCGGAAAGCGGCGCGCCGTCGAGTGCGCGGCGGCTGCACCGCGAGGCCCCCCTTGTGCGCGACCACGGCGGCAAACGCATTGTGCTGGGAACCCTGGTTCTTGAGGCCGATCTCGACCTGGCGCGGGCCCAGGCCCTGCGCGCGGCGGCCATCTCCATCGGTTTCAGCGTGTTCCTGGCCGGACTGGTGTCCCTGGCCATTTTTCTGCTCACGCGGTCCATGGTCTCGCGGCACCTGGTGGAGGCGGCCCGGCACTTCCAGGACCTGGACCTGGCCCCGGCCGGAACCCCGCCGCCCGCCCTGCGGCTGGACAAACGCTGGGCCGGGGACGAGCTGGACATTCTGGCCCTGGCGGTGAACCACATGCAGGAGCGCGTGGGCTCCTCCCGCTCCCAGGCCGAACAGGCCGACCGACAGGCCCGCAGCCTGGCCCGCTTCCCCGAAGAAAACCCCAGCCCCGTGCTGCGCGTGGACGCCCAGGGCACGCTCTGCTTCGCCAACCAGGCCAGCGCCTGCTTTCTGGACGCCATGGGCCGCACCATCGGGCAGCGGCTGGACGAACCCTTCCTCACGGAGACGCGTCTGGCGTTCGAGGCCGACTCCGTGCGGCAGTTCAGCGCGGCCTGCGGGAAGCGCAGCTTCGCCTTCGCCGCCCGGCCCGTGGTTCGCGACGGCTATGTGAACCTTTACGGCATGGACGTGACCGAGCGCGAAGAGGCCATGGCCGCCATGGCCCGCTCCCTGGCGGAGAAGGAGATCCTGCTCAAGGAGATTCACCACCGCGTCAAGAACAACCTGCAAATCGTCTCCAGCCTGCTCTTTTTGCAGATGGAATACGTCAGCACCCCGCGCGACCGCGAACTCTTCGCCGAAAGCCAGAAGCGCATCCAGGCCATGGCCCTGGTGCACGAGGAACTTTACGGCGCCCAGGACCTCTCCTCCGTGAACATGGCCGACTACGCGCCGCGCCTGGTGGAGCGCGTGCTGGGCGGGGCGGACGCGCCCGTGCGCCTGGAATGCGACGTGGCGGACATCCGCCTGCCGGTGACGCGCTCCATCCCCTGCGGGCTGATTCTGAACGAACTGACCATGAACGCGGTAAAACACGCGTTCCGCATCGACAAGGCCAACCACACGGCCGAGGGCGTGCTGCGGGTGTCCCTGCGGCGAAAGGACGGACGGCTGGCGCTGGAGGTGGCGGACAACGGCCCCGGACTGCCCACGGATTTCGACATCAGCGCCTCGCCCAGCCTGGGCATGACGCTTGTCTCAAGCCTCACCGAACAGTTGGACGGGACCATCGCCGCCGGGAACGCCCCCGGAGGCGGAGCGGTCTTCCGCCTGGAGTTTCCCGATGACCACGCCTGA
- a CDS encoding response regulator: protein MTTPDAGLKVLVVEDERIISLALCALLRGLGHQVLGCVPSGEQALELVERQRPDLVFMDIHLEGGLDGIATARMLRERQGPPVAFTSAYTDAATRTRAQEVAPLAFLSKPVARQDIMRLMTTLAQQPGA, encoded by the coding sequence ATGACCACGCCTGATGCAGGACTCAAGGTGCTCGTGGTGGAGGACGAGCGCATCATCTCCCTGGCCCTGTGCGCCCTTTTGCGCGGCCTGGGGCACCAGGTGCTGGGCTGCGTGCCAAGCGGCGAGCAGGCGCTTGAGCTGGTGGAGCGCCAACGCCCGGATTTGGTGTTCATGGACATTCACCTGGAGGGCGGGCTGGACGGCATCGCCACGGCGCGGATGCTGCGCGAACGCCAGGGGCCGCCCGTGGCCTTCACCAGCGCCTACACCGACGCCGCCACCCGCACCCGCGCCCAGGAGGTCGCCCCCCTGGCGTTCCTCTCCAAACCAGTGGCCAGGCAGGACATCATGCGGCTGATGACCACCCTTGCCCAACAGCCTGGAGCATAG
- a CDS encoding glycoside hydrolase family 5 protein produces MSNAPHPVPPPARLRGVNLGGWLLLEKWMTPSLFHGLAATDETTWCAELGGRAEERLRAHWNAFITREDFAWIAERGLNAVRIPVGHWVFGPPYPYHPKYGENRTPFVTGGIEVLDRAFDWAREFGLGVLLDFHAAPGCQNGFDNGGIKDVVEWHTKGEYLDHSVDMLGRLAERYRAERALLGIEVLNEPRWDIPTELLKDFTLRAYAAIRAHCPPERAAVVFHDGFRPHTEYLGFLQPPQFRNVLFDIHRYQCFNREDLDLDIHGHMKKAGDLWRQEAEAIRRELALPCIVGEWSLGLNLEVVSLWAEGPYDHALTGLDPFRTEVCYRAYAAAQLLAFEHHHGWFFWSYRTENTPEWCLRECVERGWLPRRFR; encoded by the coding sequence ATGTCCAACGCCCCCCATCCCGTCCCCCCACCGGCCCGCCTGCGCGGCGTGAACCTGGGCGGCTGGCTGCTGCTGGAAAAGTGGATGACGCCAAGCCTGTTCCACGGTCTTGCGGCCACGGACGAGACCACCTGGTGCGCCGAACTGGGCGGCCGGGCCGAGGAGCGCCTGCGCGCCCATTGGAACGCCTTCATCACCCGCGAGGACTTCGCCTGGATCGCCGAACGCGGGCTGAACGCCGTGCGCATCCCGGTTGGGCACTGGGTCTTCGGCCCGCCCTATCCCTATCACCCCAAGTACGGCGAGAACCGCACGCCCTTCGTCACAGGCGGGATCGAGGTGCTGGACCGCGCCTTCGACTGGGCGCGGGAATTCGGCCTGGGCGTGCTGCTGGACTTCCACGCCGCGCCCGGCTGCCAGAACGGCTTCGACAACGGCGGCATCAAGGACGTTGTGGAGTGGCACACCAAGGGCGAATATCTGGACCACTCCGTGGACATGCTGGGGCGGCTGGCCGAGCGCTACCGCGCCGAACGCGCCCTGCTCGGCATCGAGGTATTGAACGAGCCCAGATGGGACATCCCCACGGAGCTCTTGAAGGACTTCACCCTGCGCGCCTACGCGGCCATCCGCGCCCACTGCCCGCCAGAGCGCGCCGCCGTGGTCTTCCACGATGGTTTCCGGCCGCACACGGAGTATCTGGGCTTCCTGCAGCCGCCGCAGTTCCGGAACGTGCTTTTCGACATCCACCGCTACCAGTGCTTCAACCGCGAGGACCTGGACCTGGACATCCACGGCCACATGAAGAAGGCCGGTGACCTGTGGCGGCAGGAGGCGGAAGCCATCCGCCGGGAGCTCGCCCTGCCGTGCATCGTGGGCGAGTGGAGCCTGGGACTGAACCTGGAGGTGGTGTCCCTGTGGGCGGAAGGCCCCTACGACCACGCCCTCACGGGGCTGGACCCCTTCCGCACGGAGGTCTGCTACCGGGCTTACGCCGCGGCGCAACTCCTCGCCTTCGAGCATCACCACGGCTGGTTCTTCTGGAGCTACCGCACGGAAAACACGCCGGAGTGGTGTCTGCGCGAGTGCGTGGAACGAGGCTGGCTGCCGCGCCGCTTCCGGTAG
- a CDS encoding GDP-L-fucose synthase family protein, with translation MDRSARIFVAGHRGLVGSAIVRQLQARGYGNLLLRTHAELDLTDGPAVQAFFQEHKPEYVVLAAAKVGGIIANSTYPADFIRINLAIQLNVIHNAYQNGVKRLLFLGSSCIYPRLAPQPMREEHLLTGALEPTNRPYALAKISGIEMCWSYNRQYGTRYLAVMPTNLYGPGDNYHPQDSHVIPALIRKFHEAKVSDAPSVTVWGTGGPRREFLYSDDMAEACVHLLSLDEQRYEPLLGSDDTKTGRFEPPLVNIGIGSDITIRELAELVRDAVGYTGDIAFDAGKPDGSPQKLLDISRLRATGWRARTGLPEGLRLAYADAKTRLSL, from the coding sequence ATGGACCGCAGCGCGCGCATTTTTGTGGCCGGGCATAGGGGCCTTGTGGGCTCGGCCATTGTCCGGCAATTGCAGGCGCGCGGGTACGGCAACCTGCTGCTGCGCACTCACGCGGAGCTCGACCTCACCGACGGCCCGGCCGTGCAGGCGTTTTTTCAGGAGCACAAGCCGGAATACGTCGTCCTGGCGGCCGCCAAGGTCGGCGGCATCATCGCCAACAGCACCTACCCGGCCGACTTCATCCGCATCAATCTGGCCATTCAGCTCAACGTCATCCACAACGCCTATCAGAATGGCGTAAAACGCCTGCTGTTCCTCGGCTCGTCCTGCATCTACCCGCGGCTTGCGCCCCAGCCCATGCGCGAGGAGCACCTGCTTACCGGGGCGCTGGAGCCCACCAACAGGCCCTACGCTCTGGCCAAGATTTCGGGCATCGAGATGTGCTGGAGCTACAACAGGCAATATGGCACGCGGTATCTCGCCGTGATGCCGACGAATCTCTACGGGCCGGGCGACAATTACCACCCGCAGGACAGCCACGTTATTCCGGCGCTCATCCGCAAGTTTCACGAGGCCAAGGTCTCGGACGCGCCCAGCGTGACGGTCTGGGGCACGGGAGGCCCGCGCCGCGAGTTTTTGTACAGCGACGACATGGCCGAGGCCTGTGTGCATCTCCTGAGCCTTGACGAGCAGCGCTACGAGCCGCTGCTGGGCAGCGACGACACCAAGACCGGACGCTTCGAGCCGCCGCTGGTCAACATCGGCATCGGCTCGGACATCACCATCCGCGAACTGGCCGAACTGGTGCGCGACGCCGTGGGCTACACGGGCGACATCGCGTTCGATGCGGGCAAGCCCGACGGCTCGCCGCAGAAGCTGCTGGACATCTCGCGCCTGCGCGCCACAGGCTGGCGGGCGCGTACCGGACTGCCCGAAGGGCTGCGCTTGGCGTATGCGGACGCCAAGACGCGGCTGTCGCTGTAG
- the gmd gene encoding GDP-mannose 4,6-dehydratase: MGKKVALITGVTGQDGALLAEMLLKKGYEVHGVKRRSSLFNTNRVDHLYQDPHLADRSFVLHYGDLTDGANLVRILQQCQPDEVYNLAAMSHVAVSFEMPEYTADVNALGALRILEGIRSLGLEKKTRFYQASTSELFGQVREIPQRETTPFYPRSPYAVSKLFAYWITVNYREAYGMYACNGILFNHESPVRGETFVTRKITRALSRIMLGLQDCLYLGNLSALRDWGHARDYVEMQWLMLQQEQPEDYVIATGVQYSVRDFVNAAAKALGLDISWRGQGLDEVGVDGQGRTIVRVDPRYFRPTEVETLLGDAGRARERLGWTPRTSFADMVAEMVRCDLDSAQRDDLVKRSGFSAYDHQE, encoded by the coding sequence ATGGGGAAAAAAGTCGCGCTGATCACTGGCGTCACGGGCCAGGACGGCGCTCTGCTGGCGGAGATGCTGCTCAAGAAGGGCTACGAGGTGCATGGCGTCAAGCGCCGGTCCTCCCTGTTCAACACCAACCGCGTGGACCATCTGTACCAGGACCCGCACCTTGCCGACCGCAGCTTTGTCCTGCACTACGGCGACCTTACCGACGGCGCCAATCTCGTGCGCATTCTCCAGCAGTGCCAGCCCGACGAGGTGTATAACCTCGCGGCCATGAGCCACGTGGCGGTGAGCTTCGAAATGCCGGAGTACACGGCGGACGTGAACGCCCTGGGCGCTCTGCGCATCCTTGAAGGCATCCGCAGCCTGGGCCTGGAAAAGAAGACGCGGTTCTACCAGGCGTCCACCAGCGAACTCTTCGGCCAGGTGCGCGAAATTCCGCAGCGCGAAACCACGCCGTTTTATCCGCGCAGCCCCTACGCCGTATCCAAGCTCTTCGCCTACTGGATCACGGTCAACTACCGCGAAGCCTACGGCATGTATGCCTGCAACGGCATCCTGTTCAACCACGAGTCCCCGGTGCGCGGCGAGACCTTCGTCACCCGCAAGATCACCCGCGCCCTGTCGCGCATCATGCTCGGCCTGCAGGACTGCCTGTACCTCGGCAACCTGTCCGCCCTGCGCGACTGGGGCCACGCGCGCGACTACGTGGAGATGCAGTGGCTCATGCTGCAGCAGGAACAGCCTGAGGATTATGTCATCGCCACGGGCGTGCAGTACAGCGTGCGCGATTTCGTGAACGCTGCGGCCAAGGCCCTGGGCCTGGACATCAGCTGGCGGGGCCAGGGACTGGACGAGGTGGGCGTGGACGGGCAGGGCCGGACCATCGTGCGCGTCGACCCCAGATATTTCCGGCCCACCGAGGTCGAGACCCTGCTGGGGGACGCCGGGCGCGCGCGGGAGCGGCTCGGCTGGACGCCGCGGACATCCTTTGCGGACATGGTGGCCGAGATGGTGCGCTGCGACCTGGATTCCGCCCAGCGCGACGACCTGGTGAAGCGCTCCGGGTTCAGCGCCTACGACCACCAGGAATAG
- a CDS encoding ABC transporter ATP-binding protein/permease yields MVDGRKPDDSAKHLENTRHAQPRTMLHGGAPMTAAPAEGQLSPPRTRLRFLRQVLRLAGPYWRCAHCAKVRWATLLLLLLTIGQVGLSVWGNYWHRALYDALEQRSVRGVLVQVAVFALIVSLSIVVTGAHLMVKRWLQVDWRAWLTEQLTTSWLDEARHYRLRFTGGEHDNPDQRIAEDIRIATESAIALAHSLTFSLLTLGLFADILWSVSGSIDLPGTTMHIPGYMVPLAFLYAGLGSVFGWMCGKPLVRATNRLQNAEATYRFGLSRVREHAEAIALMRGEGLERQGAARRFLQVVRGWHKQSMAYLGLITFGTGYGSLLPVLPILVAAPQYIAGTMTLGLLMQAAQAFQQLTSSLSWPVDNIGEIARCRASAERVLSLHEDMQSLDGAAQAPGEARLGLSRGGAVLAMTELCLAEPSGRVLAEGVDARIARGERVLVTGDPAVTGALFKALGGLWPWGGGELRLPDEGSMLFVPQRPFFPEGTLREALCYPRTAAEFPETAVLDALEKVGLSRLAQRLDETDAWEQALPQRAQQQLGLARALLLRPDWLFLEEATDAFDPEGEQGIFEMLFRELPGATVLNISFHPDLARLHHRTLTLHRLAETKVLFGERRAENGNGAA; encoded by the coding sequence GTGGTAGACGGCAGAAAGCCCGATGACAGCGCCAAGCACCTGGAGAACACTCGCCATGCCCAGCCGCGCACCATGCTCCACGGCGGCGCGCCCATGACCGCCGCTCCCGCCGAGGGCCAGCTCTCACCGCCGCGCACGCGGCTGCGTTTTCTCCGCCAGGTGCTGCGCCTGGCTGGCCCGTACTGGCGTTGCGCGCATTGCGCCAAGGTGCGCTGGGCCACCCTGCTTTTGCTGTTGCTCACCATCGGCCAGGTGGGCCTTTCGGTATGGGGCAACTACTGGCACCGCGCCCTGTACGATGCCCTGGAGCAGCGCTCCGTGCGCGGGGTGCTTGTGCAGGTGGCGGTGTTCGCGCTCATCGTCTCCCTCTCCATCGTCGTGACCGGCGCGCACCTCATGGTCAAGCGCTGGCTGCAGGTGGACTGGCGGGCCTGGCTCACCGAACAGCTGACGACCAGTTGGCTGGACGAGGCCCGGCACTATCGCCTGCGCTTCACCGGCGGCGAGCACGACAACCCGGACCAGCGCATCGCCGAGGACATCCGCATCGCCACGGAATCGGCCATCGCCCTGGCGCATTCGCTGACCTTCAGCCTGCTGACCCTGGGCCTTTTCGCCGACATCCTCTGGTCCGTGTCCGGCTCCATCGACCTGCCCGGCACCACCATGCACATTCCCGGCTACATGGTGCCCCTGGCCTTTCTGTACGCCGGGCTGGGCAGCGTGTTCGGCTGGATGTGCGGCAAGCCGCTGGTGCGCGCCACCAACCGGCTGCAGAACGCCGAGGCCACCTATCGCTTCGGCCTCTCCCGCGTGCGCGAGCACGCCGAGGCCATCGCCCTCATGCGCGGCGAGGGGCTGGAGCGGCAGGGCGCGGCGCGGCGCTTTTTGCAGGTGGTGCGCGGTTGGCACAAGCAATCCATGGCCTACCTGGGCCTCATCACCTTCGGCACCGGCTACGGTTCGCTCCTGCCCGTGTTGCCTATCCTGGTGGCCGCGCCGCAGTACATCGCCGGAACCATGACCCTGGGGCTGCTCATGCAGGCGGCCCAGGCCTTCCAGCAGCTCACCTCGTCCCTGTCCTGGCCGGTGGACAACATCGGCGAAATCGCCCGCTGCCGCGCCTCGGCCGAGCGCGTGCTGTCGCTGCACGAGGACATGCAGAGCCTGGACGGGGCCGCGCAGGCTCCGGGCGAGGCGCGCCTCGGCCTCTCCCGTGGCGGCGCTGTCCTGGCCATGACGGAGCTGTGCCTGGCAGAGCCCTCGGGCCGGGTGCTGGCGGAAGGCGTAGACGCCCGCATCGCGCGGGGGGAGCGGGTGCTCGTCACAGGCGATCCGGCGGTCACCGGGGCGTTGTTCAAGGCCTTGGGCGGGCTGTGGCCCTGGGGCGGGGGGGAGCTTCGCCTGCCGGATGAGGGAAGTATGCTTTTCGTGCCGCAGCGGCCCTTTTTCCCGGAGGGCACCCTGCGCGAGGCGCTCTGCTACCCAAGGACTGCGGCGGAGTTCCCCGAAACCGCCGTGCTGGACGCGCTGGAAAAGGTGGGGCTTTCGCGCCTGGCCCAGCGCCTGGACGAGACCGACGCCTGGGAACAGGCCCTGCCGCAACGCGCCCAGCAGCAGCTGGGGCTGGCCCGCGCACTGTTGTTGCGCCCGGATTGGCTGTTCCTGGAGGAAGCAACGGACGCCTTCGACCCCGAGGGCGAGCAGGGGATTTTTGAGATGCTCTTCCGCGAACTGCCAGGGGCCACGGTGCTGAACATCAGTTTCCACCCAGACCTGGCCAGGCTGCACCACCGCACTCTTACCCTGCACCGTCTTGCCGAGACCAAGGTGCTTTTTGGAGAGCGGCGCGCGGAAAACGGCAACGGCGCGGCCTAG